One stretch of Pseudomonas sp. NC02 DNA includes these proteins:
- the lptF gene encoding LPS export ABC transporter permease LptF, which produces MIVFRYLSREVLLTLSAVSAVLLVIIMSGRFVKYLAQAASGALDPGSLFLIMGFRLPGFLQLILPLGLFLGILLAYGRLYLESEMTVLSATGMSQQRLLAMTMVPATGIALVVAWLSLSLAPQGAMQFQLVLNKQDAMTEFDTLEPGRFQALNDGTRVTYTEQMSDDRANLGGVFISQKNLGQNQKDRGISILVADKGRQEVRPDGSRYLILEDGYRYDGSPGQADYRAIKYDTYGVMLARPDVSDEVTDRDAIPTPDLIGSKELRSIAELQWRISLPLLVFIVTLMAVPLSRVNPRQGRFLKLLPAILLYMAYLTILISARGSLEKGKLPPALGLWWVHGVFLAIGLGLLYWEPMRLKMRSRRSVKEMARG; this is translated from the coding sequence TTGATCGTCTTCCGTTATCTATCCCGCGAAGTCCTGTTGACCCTGAGTGCCGTGAGTGCGGTATTGCTGGTCATCATCATGAGTGGTCGCTTCGTCAAATACCTCGCCCAGGCTGCCTCGGGTGCCCTGGATCCGGGTTCGCTGTTCCTGATCATGGGCTTTCGCCTGCCGGGCTTCCTGCAGTTGATCCTGCCATTGGGCCTGTTTCTCGGGATTCTGCTGGCCTACGGCCGCTTGTACCTTGAAAGCGAAATGACCGTGTTGTCGGCCACCGGCATGAGCCAGCAACGTTTGCTGGCCATGACCATGGTTCCGGCCACCGGTATCGCGCTGGTGGTGGCCTGGCTGAGCTTGAGCCTGGCACCCCAGGGCGCCATGCAGTTCCAGCTGGTGCTGAACAAACAGGACGCCATGACCGAATTCGACACCCTGGAGCCGGGCCGCTTCCAAGCGCTCAACGACGGCACCCGGGTGACCTATACCGAGCAAATGTCGGATGACCGTGCCAACCTGGGAGGGGTGTTCATCTCCCAGAAAAACCTCGGCCAGAACCAGAAAGACCGTGGTATTTCGATTCTGGTGGCCGACAAGGGGCGCCAGGAAGTGCGCCCGGATGGCAGCCGTTACCTGATCCTGGAAGATGGCTATCGCTATGACGGCAGCCCCGGTCAGGCCGATTACCGCGCAATCAAGTACGACACCTATGGCGTGATGCTGGCCCGGCCGGATGTCAGCGATGAGGTCACCGACCGCGACGCGATCCCGACCCCAGACCTGATCGGCAGCAAGGAACTGCGTTCGATCGCCGAGCTGCAATGGCGGATTTCCCTGCCGCTGCTGGTGTTCATCGTGACCTTGATGGCCGTGCCGCTGTCCCGGGTCAACCCGCGCCAGGGCCGCTTCCTCAAGCTGCTGCCGGCGATCCTGCTTTATATGGCTTACCTGACCATCCTGATTTCCGCCCGCGGCTCCCTGGAGAAGGGCAAACTGCCGCCGGCCCTTGGGTTGTGGTGGGTCCACGGGGTCTTCCTGGCCATTGGCCTGGGGCTGCTTTATTGGGAGCCGATGCGGTTGAAGATGCGGAGTCGTCGCAGCGTGAAGGAGATGGCCCGTGGTTAA
- the lptG gene encoding LPS export ABC transporter permease LptG, with product MVKLDRYIGSSVLVAILAVLGIILGLASLFAFIDEVGNVSDTYTVTDVLSYVALTAPRRLYDMMPMAALIGCLIGLGSLASNSELTIMRAAGVSIGRIVWAVMKPMLLLMVVSVLIGEYVAPPAESTAQANRALAQGSGDAQSSKHGLWHRQGEEFIHINAVQPGGLLVGVTRYHFDKERHLLSSSFAKRAQYADEKWQLSDVTTTYFRDIGKGAASTTEVINVPTEQWDISLKPELLNTVVMIPESLPISGLWGYIHYLKDQGLNNGRYWLAFWVKVLQPVVTAALVLMAISFIFGPLRSVTLGQRVFTGVLVGFTFRIAQDLLGPSSLVFGFSPLFAVLVPTAICAVAGFWLLRRAG from the coding sequence GTGGTTAAGCTCGACCGCTACATTGGTAGCAGCGTCCTGGTCGCAATCCTTGCGGTATTGGGCATTATTCTAGGGCTGGCCTCGTTGTTCGCCTTCATTGATGAAGTCGGCAACGTCAGCGATACCTACACCGTTACCGACGTCCTGAGCTACGTGGCGCTGACGGCGCCCCGTCGCCTGTACGACATGATGCCGATGGCTGCGCTGATCGGCTGCCTGATCGGCCTGGGCAGCCTGGCCAGCAACAGCGAGCTGACCATCATGCGCGCGGCGGGTGTTTCCATCGGTCGCATCGTGTGGGCGGTCATGAAGCCCATGCTGTTGCTGATGGTGGTCAGCGTGCTGATCGGTGAATACGTGGCGCCTCCAGCCGAGTCCACGGCCCAGGCCAATCGTGCCCTGGCCCAGGGTTCGGGCGATGCCCAGAGCTCCAAGCATGGCCTGTGGCACCGCCAGGGTGAGGAGTTTATCCACATCAACGCCGTGCAGCCGGGTGGCTTGCTGGTGGGTGTCACCCGCTACCACTTCGACAAGGAACGTCACCTGCTGTCGTCGAGTTTCGCCAAACGTGCACAGTACGCCGACGAAAAGTGGCAACTGAGCGATGTGACCACCACCTATTTCCGTGATATCGGCAAGGGTGCGGCATCGACCACCGAAGTGATCAATGTGCCGACGGAGCAGTGGGATATTTCCCTCAAGCCCGAATTGCTGAATACCGTGGTGATGATCCCGGAAAGCCTGCCTATCTCCGGCCTGTGGGGGTATATCCATTACCTCAAGGACCAGGGCTTGAACAACGGCCGTTACTGGCTGGCGTTTTGGGTCAAGGTGTTGCAGCCGGTGGTGACGGCTGCGCTGGTGCTGATGGCGATCTCGTTCATCTTTGGCCCGTTGCGTTCCGTGACCCTCGGCCAGCGCGTGTTTACCGGCGTACTGGTGGGTTTCACCTTCCGTATCGCCCAGGACCTGCTGGGGCCGTCCAGCCTGGTATTCGGTTTCTCGCCGCTGTTTGCGGTGCTGGTGCCGACCGCCATCTGCGCCGTGGCCGGCTTCTGGCTGTTGCGTCGGGCCGGTTGA
- a CDS encoding DNA polymerase III subunit chi translates to MDTPNPLKDSDHLLDDLESIRKLLGDDDLQPPLLTDAVNGDVQIPLLFDMVGGKPVTPEPVETPVAQAAPAAAVAVPAAEKAPDALLLHLDNELRAAAQLIMQDVIDDFAPHIETEIKRRLDARMERLLSQYQN, encoded by the coding sequence ATGGACACTCCAAACCCGCTAAAAGACTCTGACCACCTGCTGGACGACCTTGAGTCGATCCGCAAGCTGCTCGGTGATGATGACCTGCAACCGCCATTGCTGACCGATGCGGTCAACGGTGACGTACAAATTCCCCTGCTGTTCGATATGGTGGGTGGCAAGCCGGTTACGCCGGAACCTGTCGAAACGCCCGTGGCACAAGCTGCGCCGGCTGCGGCTGTTGCCGTACCTGCCGCCGAAAAAGCCCCCGACGCCCTGCTGCTGCACCTGGACAACGAACTGCGCGCCGCCGCGCAACTGATCATGCAAGACGTGATCGACGATTTTGCCCCGCATATCGAAACCGAGATCAAGCGCCGGCTGGATGCGCGCATGGAACGGTTGTTGAGCCAGTACCAGAACTAA
- a CDS encoding leucyl aminopeptidase: MELVVKSVSPETLKTATLVVAVGEGRKLGVAAKQLDELSGGAISAVLKRGDLAGKVGQSLLLQSLPNLKADRVLLVGVGKDAELGDRPFRKIIAGILNTLKGLGGTDAALALDEVVVKGRDSYGKTRLLAESLLDGGYVFDQFKSTKAEPRALKKVTLLTIKAAQAEVERAVTHAQAIAGGMAFTRDLGNLPPNICHPTYLGEQAKALGKEFKGLKVEVLDEKKIKELGMGSFYAVGQGSDQPPRLIVMQYNGGKKSEKPFALVGKGITFDTGGISLKPGLGMDEMKYDMGGAASVFGTLRAVLELKLPINLVCILACAENMPSGGATRPGDIVTTLSGQTVEILNTDAEGRLVLCDALTYAERFKPQAVIDIATLTGACVVALGAHTSGLLGNSDELIGQLLSAGQAADDRAWQLPLFDEYQEQLDSPFADIANIGGPKAGTITAACFLSRFAKNFNWAHLDIAGTAWTSGGKDKGATGRPVPLLTQYLLDRAKA; this comes from the coding sequence ATGGAACTGGTTGTAAAAAGCGTTAGCCCCGAAACGTTGAAAACCGCCACCCTCGTGGTCGCTGTCGGCGAAGGCCGCAAGCTCGGCGTTGCCGCCAAGCAACTGGACGAACTGAGCGGCGGCGCCATCAGCGCAGTCCTCAAGCGCGGCGACCTGGCCGGCAAGGTCGGCCAAAGCCTGCTGCTGCAAAGCCTGCCTAACCTTAAAGCCGACCGCGTATTGCTGGTGGGCGTTGGTAAAGACGCCGAACTGGGCGACCGTCCGTTCCGCAAGATCATCGCCGGCATCCTCAACACCCTCAAGGGCCTGGGCGGCACCGACGCGGCCCTGGCGCTGGACGAAGTCGTGGTCAAGGGCCGCGACAGCTACGGCAAGACCCGCCTGCTGGCCGAAAGCCTGCTGGACGGCGGCTACGTCTTCGACCAGTTCAAGAGCACCAAGGCCGAACCCCGCGCCCTGAAGAAAGTCACCCTGCTGACCATCAAGGCGGCCCAGGCTGAAGTCGAACGCGCCGTGACCCACGCCCAGGCCATCGCCGGCGGCATGGCGTTCACCCGTGACCTGGGCAACCTGCCACCGAACATCTGCCACCCAACCTACCTGGGCGAGCAAGCCAAGGCGCTGGGCAAGGAATTCAAGGGCCTGAAAGTCGAAGTCCTGGATGAGAAGAAGATCAAGGAACTGGGCATGGGCTCGTTCTATGCCGTGGGCCAGGGCAGCGACCAGCCGCCACGCCTGATCGTGATGCAATACAACGGCGGCAAGAAGTCCGAGAAGCCATTTGCCCTGGTCGGCAAAGGCATCACCTTCGACACCGGCGGCATCAGCCTCAAGCCGGGCCTGGGCATGGACGAGATGAAGTACGACATGGGCGGCGCCGCCAGCGTGTTCGGCACCCTGCGTGCCGTGCTGGAACTCAAGCTGCCGATCAACCTGGTGTGCATCCTGGCCTGCGCCGAGAACATGCCGAGCGGCGGCGCGACCCGTCCGGGCGACATCGTCACCACCCTCAGCGGCCAGACCGTGGAAATCCTCAACACCGACGCCGAAGGCCGCCTGGTGCTGTGCGACGCCCTGACCTACGCCGAGCGCTTCAAGCCGCAAGCCGTGATCGACATCGCCACCCTGACCGGTGCCTGCGTAGTTGCCCTGGGCGCCCACACGTCGGGCCTGCTGGGCAACAGCGACGAACTGATCGGCCAACTGCTCAGCGCCGGCCAGGCTGCAGACGATCGCGCCTGGCAACTGCCGCTGTTCGATGAGTACCAGGAACAGCTGGACAGCCCGTTCGCCGACATCGCCAACATTGGCGGCCCGAAAGCCGGCACCATCACTGCGGCGTGCTTCCTGTCGCGTTTCGCCAAGAACTTCAACTGGGCCCACCTGGACATCGCCGGCACCGCCTGGACCAGCGGCGGCAAGGACAAGGGCGCCACTGGCCGTCCGGTTCCATTGCTGACCCAGTACCTGCTGGACCGCGCCAAAGCCTGA
- a CDS encoding DNA polymerase III subunit chi, producing MTQVDFYILPSADPSARLDFACKLTEKAWRMGHRIYLHCSDAAQRDDLDARLWRFKGESFVPHGAAESEPEGLVVLGLGDSCGDHTDLLVNLDLKVPAFAKGFARVAEVVVEDPAIRQAARESFRFYREQGYSLQDHRLQRL from the coding sequence ATGACCCAAGTCGACTTCTATATATTGCCCAGCGCCGATCCTTCCGCGCGCCTGGACTTTGCCTGCAAGCTCACCGAAAAAGCCTGGCGCATGGGCCACCGTATCTACCTGCATTGCAGCGATGCCGCCCAGCGTGACGACCTCGACGCCCGCCTGTGGCGCTTCAAGGGCGAAAGCTTCGTGCCCCACGGTGCCGCCGAATCAGAACCGGAAGGCCTGGTGGTACTGGGTTTGGGCGACAGCTGCGGCGATCACACAGACCTGCTGGTCAACCTTGACCTGAAAGTACCGGCCTTCGCCAAGGGTTTCGCCCGCGTGGCGGAAGTGGTGGTGGAAGACCCGGCTATTCGTCAGGCCGCGCGGGAGAGTTTCCGTTTCTACCGCGAACAGGGCTATTCTCTGCAAGATCACCGGCTACAACGACTTTGA